The following is a genomic window from Oryzias latipes chromosome 12, ASM223467v1.
aacaggtttcatcactcactgtaaagctgaccaagactttccaaaatgtctgcattactgctgcttctttcaccagtaggccttatgtgcagaagtgattggctctggacatataatgactcctattgtgaaaatcataaaaaacctcagctgcaaagcaaaacagaacaggatttttaaggtgctattggtggagatatctgctgaatatggtgaatctgaacttgtattcttgactgacattactggaaaactaaaccacttgatctgcgagctgcaagacattggtaaaactatatttttttattgaccagcctgcctgagccagtgtttttcttgtggggatcttttctgccagggctttccagcttggtcagtggatgttgctgcagttgtctcccttgctgggacagctggagttaaacacagcagcctcacggctgtgaagtggaccccgttgctgtcccagtctggatgggcactgtggtgatgttccaatgttcaggctggctcctggtatgaagagattcccaagtaccatttcctaaccgcagagccaaggatgtgtttacatgtttaggtcaaaaatgtgatgaacagcttcatgttgtctattgatgtaagtttaaacctaaacatgtttccctgttactaatccagttgatatggttctccatctgtgtctaggtgatagaaaagcatttttttatatttagagctccaagcaaacaaacagttgtctatataagagcttttacaattgtggacttttagcaggtctctgaatacatgtgaccaatgtatggtggattttcacagactttgtgtaaaactgaaggtgacagagactttggagaagtggctacattgctctggacttctttgtttcatccacagaagagtaaaatatgtgattgattttgaaaagctgctgaaaaatgtatctttttaaaattgcaatttctaatttgggttttacattttttgttccattttttgtgattgtattagaaagatttgttatttatttggtgtttaaaggtggtacataatgtatatacacaatcttcttagagacatttgctatatgttgtgtttgttgtcgttgtagtttaatttctttggatgtattgaaaggaaatgaaaagaagttgcagcattgattaaaaaagcataaaagagacatttactgtctgatgttacatctgtaggagtgtactgagactgggttttgttttggagcacattcatatattttgtttgtgaaaaaaaaaaaagataaaatataaagttaattgtattttggatgaataaaaaagcaatgattagtgctaaggatgtataaaagacaaacaaaacaaaggaaattgctgtattttagtgttgaactaggctttctaactgttctactttctgtctgccactcctggctaatttacatgtgagcacacagccgggggggggggggggggctaactccactcctgcagcaggggagactgatgaaaagcttgaggatgtaagattgaataaataaaatcctagagttgaccagttcattttataaatgtaaatattttttattttggtgctgataaactaaacagatgttatgataaaaatatttgcttgagtcaaaatgtccaaaaatttgctttcagcacaatagggtgattaaggtggttaaatgtttctcgtacgtatagtgctgcttttcaaacgtggagctttgtaagacgcatctaattctgaaatctcagcttcctgagacaaacggctgatttcctatgaagcttgattatatgatcatgcttcatgatcatttatgaactgttatgtcttgctgcttctgctttgctgcattccatgtcattctgctcacctggcaggtgaagccaatgatcttgatcagcacctgccaggtatttaagtcAGAGGAGGCCATAACCAGGAGAGAGgcatgcagagagagcagagcaggaggctgaggaacAGTGGGTTgagttggagctgtgctggttggttggttgtttccatttttgattccctcttggtcctcagcagtcttatactgctgggttttgttattttagtttggggttggaccttggtagtccttatttgcgggctttgtttattttgtttcaatagttacattttgttaggcagccttagcagggacctgctgactccgacggtcaacgtggctgggtcagttgtctccctgaattattttctgtttggccaaggctccaatccctttgttttgtctattgttgggaccagcacagtaattattgctttctgttttacaggacacaggttATTTCTACCATCTAATAAACTGTGTTCCTAAACTTTGGTGTCCATCGTCCATATGTTTTGGCCCCTTTTTGATTTACCCCTAGACtgggacaggtttgcctgtcgggGGCCGTAACATATTTGGGGGCTCGTCCTTAAAGCTTTATCCCGCTTGACCAGTGGCAGTTTTTGTGTTGGCAATACTTATTTGGAGGTCTGTCTTTATACAGCCTGTATTGTCTTTGTCATCTGCCCAGGGTTTTGGGGTGCTGGAATGCGCATTTGTGACTCGTGTTAGCACTCCGTTTTGGGGTGCTTTTCTTTGTGCCTCGTGCTGACACTTTGTTTGGGCTTATTTGCTCATTTGTGTAGATTTATTTACACATCTTTGGACACcagtttgtggtttttgtgtAATCTTCTGCTTCGGTTTTTTCCCTCTCTCTCTTACTCCTTTGTTAAGCCCCTGCCTGTCAGTTGACTGAGGGTCTGCTGTTTTGACCTGAGTGAAATTTTGTTGCTCCCGTTGGAGGTATTTTGTTTGGGAAGATGAGTTTGCCGGACAGCGAAGCTTCTACGTCTCTCCGTCTTAAGGAGCTTGAGGTTGAACTGCTCcgtttgaaaatcaaaaagaagGAAGTTTGTTATGAGTTTGAGCTCAGAAAAATTAAGGAGGAAAACTACAGGCAAATCTGCCTAAAGGAGCTCGAATTGCAACAAGCCACCTCAGTTGTACCACCTCCTTCCTTTTGTGTGACACCATTTGATGTGGACAAATGTGTTAAATCTGTACCTCCACTAGGTGACAGGGACATTAATGAGTATTTTGCTCTGTTTGAGAATGCTGCTAGGGTGTTGCAGTGGCCTAAAACTGTCTGGTCACTTTTGCTGCGGAGAGTCCTTACTGGGAAGGCACAAGAAGCGGTGGTGTCCTTGCCAGCCACTGAGAGTCTGGACTATGACAGGGTGAAGGCTGAGGTGCTACATGCATATGCACTTGAGCCTGAGGTTTGTggaggtgatggtggatttaTCAGGAAAACAAATGATCTGGCTGACGACAAAGCCCTGATAAACCAACATGATGATCCCGTCTCTGTTAATCAGGTTTCTGATTTGGTTGGGAAACGTCCTGAAGTTTTTCCTGCCCAAGCCAGAAGGCAGGAGCAGGACGAATCTGCAGAAAAGGACTTTCTAGACCTGAGTGACAGCTTCATGGCTCATTTTGAAACACCTGGCCTGCAGCCTGTCGAAATTCATGTTTGCATTGGTGGCCATGAGGCCAGAGTCCCTGATCCCCCTCCGCTTGGGTGTTTACCCTTTTCTGGAACTGCTTCAAAGGGACCAACTGTGTTTCCTCTGAAGCAACTGATCTTAAACATGCGTTACCTTTTATTAACATCCCACTTAGTAATAGGTGCTCCAAGGAACCAAAGCAGGACTGGACTTCAGTGCCAGCTTCTGGTAATGGATAAACAATCTGAGCAGGTCACTGTGGACAGCACCCTATTACCAGGCACTGAAGGTACACATCAGTTTCCTTTAAACATTTATCTATTATCTCTCTTCACAGAAGCCATCCTCAACTCACACACAACCAAGGCAGACCTTTTACAGGAGAGGTGGCTCTGTGATGATGAACTTGAGAATTCTGGAGCATTTGTTCTTCAAGGACTGGGCCCTACAGGTTTTGAGTTATTCCACCACAAAACCTGTTGGTGGAATGAATCAGTGCAAAAGATCAGCAAGACCTCAAAGTTGcctttaaaaagaacatttagtcTGACAGTATTGCTTgtgaacatgtttattttttcatttttctacttGCAGGAAACTGGCCCCCATGTTCACAAGTTTATGGGTGGAGGTGTTATGTCTTGCTgcttctgctttgctgcattccatgtcattctgctcacctggcaggtgaagccaatgatcttgatcagcacctgccaggtatttaagtcAGAGGAGGCCATAACCAGGAGAGAGgcatgcagagagagcagagcaggaggctgaggaacAGTGGGTTgagttggagctgtgctggttggttggttgtttccatttttgattccctcttggtcctcagcagtcttatactgctgggttttgttattttagtttggggttggaccttggtagtccttatttgcgggctttgtttattttgtttcaatagttacattttgttaggcagccttagcagggacctgctgactccgacggtcaacgtggctgggtcagttgtctccctgaattattttctgtttggccaaggctccaatccctttgttttgtctattgttgggaccagcacagtaattattgctttctgttttacaggacacaggttATTTCTACCATCTAATAAACTGTGTTCCTAAACTTTGGTGTCCATCGTCCATATGTTTTGGCCCCTTTTTGATTTACCCCTAGACtgggacaggtttgcctgtcgggGGCCGTAACATGAACATATATAGCtcgtccaaaattgtcatatccatgggttcagaatggaagtttcatcaaatctatttaatttcagtgagatcagacaaggaatgtgaacgtgagagcaacatttgtgcatggcgagatacccaacttcgccgctctgtcacggaCCACATCCCcgcgttgaaagatttgtttttcatcagagtaaacttcaatggtttttcaacaggtggacgtcattttgaggtgtgtttgctcatcctacttggagcagtgatgctcccaagtaaaacatgtcatttcctgttgccaacaggtggcgctacacctgtttcggatttttccactgcagatgtgttcaaagtcagactacaataatgcacaacaaatttggatcagattagattatttatggctgagtaatggccatttttcttttcatggcgtgatttcgaaacgacctcaaattttgacgcgccgccacggtcacaaacaaccgtaaaaaacttaaaagcttcgcaatttaagatcggacatgtgtttagtttacaaaaccaaagtttggagtcattgttcaaaaatctctaggaggagttcgttccagaacgaggcctgcaaatgaccaaaatacaccaaaaatgacatattgacatcaatatagcagacttcctgtgcgactgacagcttggtcccaagagacttttttgtaggtttccatctgatgaacatgtcctgtaaatatcaagcttgtatgttaaagaacatggcggggctctcaaaaacaaacatggtaggtggcgctattgagccgtttcttgttcacccatgcaagtgctgtgtatctaagttggagatatgtaagaggcctctcattctgaaatctcagcctcgtgatacaaacggctgattttttatgaatttttaattacctgactgcaacgcaatcaaccacttcctgtttggtggtggcttacgcaggcaccgtcaggtgtaacacccatgaaactttagacgatgagagaagacccttatgagtatctcctgttgtaattttatgaatgtcggacaaagcacagagaaaagataggtcagaatgtgacataaaatgtatttgtcaatatctaggtggcgctatagagctcgtccaagattgtcatatccatgggttcagaatggaagcctcatcacctctattgaatttcagtgagattggacaaggaatgtgcacgtgagagcaacttttgtgtgcatggcgagacgcccaaacttcgccgctctgtcacgacccacacccccgcattgaaagttatggctttttatcagagtaaacatcaatggcttttcaacaggtggacatcattttgaggtgtgtcggctcatcctacttggagcagtgatgctccaagtaaaacatgtcatttccttttaccaGCCAGGTGGCCGCTACACCTATTCcagattcttccactgcagatgtgttcagagtcagactacaatcatgcatatcaactttggatcatattggattttgcatggctgagtaatggccatttttcttttcatggcgtgttgttttcaaaatgacctccattttcgacgcgccgccacggtcacaaacaaccgtaaaaacgtaaaagcttcgcaatttaacattggacatgtgtttagtttacaaaaaccaaagtttggagtcattattcacaaaatctctaggaggagttcgctctagagcgaggcctgcaaatgtccaaaatgaagcaaaaaatgacatattgacctcaatatatcagacttcctgtgcgagtgacaggtgggtcctttcagacttttttgtaggtctccatctgaagaacatgccctgtaaaaatcaagcttgtacgttaaagcgtaatgcggggcgtcgggacaaaaaagtcactgtaggtggcgctatcaagccgtttttgtgcgcccatgccaatctcctataaaatacgaaatttttcgcgactcctgattgTGTGTGctaaatttggtgagttttggggtatgttaaaggcctcaaaaaggcgactcttccggtagaataataataataataataataataataatataaacattcgaattacaatagggtccttgcactccgtgctcgggccctaataataataaacattcgaattacaatagggtccttgcactccgtgctcgggccctaaaaacattcgaaaaacaatatagaagtttttgcagtcaggtggcctatgtatttcaatgcggcctgtcttttactataggctgggcatgtctttttggctttaaacccgtcttttgagggctttttggggcttttttgggtttttgtcgtcatttttgcgactacaatttttacgtttttgcgttggtgttgtgcgtgtgtgtgtgtatttttgttgcgttacacaattgtcgtgtcgttttgtgctttgggcgacttttgaccccattttttggcgttttgacgcgtttttttgacgttttggacctttttgagtgttcgactctcgtaccagttacaatatggtccttgcactctgtgagtgctgcgggccataataatgcAGTGGATCTATTGAGTTAAGTATGGTGGAAGTTGGCTTAATAAACTTCTTTACATTGTTTCGTAAATTGGGATTAAACTGACGGATTTATCAACATCAAACATGCTTGTCTGCTTAACTGGTGACACTAAACTGATTGTAGAGACAGACAGAAAGTTGTTTCTACTTGTCTCGTGACTGACTGTTGACCATaagataaaaataagaaaaacgtAAACATGCATGTGATTATATTTTAAAGGTTAAGAAAACAAGTATCAGTATTTCTAAAGATTGTTCATTAACTTGCattaaaaaccagaaaaatccaaaaggtCCTGAAACGTCCATcattagccgcgtttacatggggcaaaagtaatcggaaagaacgcctgatcggaaagaaaatgcgtcatgtaaacacgccgttcggaatactctgccccgatcagactcgttcggatcagaatttctttccgatcgagataggtgggttataccgatcgtttatccgatcgtggagcatgtaaacggtcattccgatcgtgtgtcactgctgctctgggttacgtcacgcatagatggTGTGtggctctgcggacgccccgtgaaaagcgccgctccgctctcgcccctctggctctcccctctctttccctcttttCCCTCCCTCTCGCTTCGTGCTCCCCGACGCTCACTcagtccactggcacccgagtgagcagaggagctggattaataattttgtgtccgagggggaggatgctttgttacgtgtgcgttttatgtgtgggagaatccagactgcgagccgccccgccgctctgggttagcggctgcaggactcaggaggaaccgtgttcgaacagagctcgggccgctagctcacagagtggctttggggcggcctgtgtgaacttttcagagcagaaataaatgtcgcgtggtgtcacgtggatttgtgtttccagttgtgtcccaccaaaataaaggctgatgttatttccaTACATTTATGTGCGCTATTATCGTCTCGTATTACGGAGCTGCAGCacatgctgtctgtctgtggcagtggtttgtttacaacgggacctatttcctaatccgggtgattttacactactgcgcatgcctagatgattcattccgaatgaaagtgtgagccatgggaacgtttgttctaatcggaaaaaggttttctgtgcccatgtgcacgggtgaattttaacccgaccattgatccgatcaagatattctgcccatgtaaccgcggctaatgaTGGCTTagagataaagaaaaagttAGTCTACTCTGACCACACCTTCCAGTTTTAAGAGATCAGGTTTTGTGtgattttgtaaaattgtgtatCCCATGAAGGAAATTTGCTCTCATGCCCCAGAAGACCCAggatgttttattcattcacaAGCAAAAcctttataacccttgtgctagatgaccccacccttacattgacgtgttctccctaccatgacaaaggtggataaaggtggaaagatttcatgtaatccatggacaccagtgaggttcacaaatgagaaggctgtgcctcacctgtcattatgggaagaaaatagaaaaaataaattcaattattatattaaatcagtaatttgtgttttgcagtcattttccatttaaatgtcccatttttgggtgttttttcttttcaaaatcgctgaatttccgcatttgccgttcagatactaagtgacaTGCGATGAGgaaccagcccgctgagcctcaccttggattgcgcaatacctatgcagtcagacggtactgctgtctctctgtatgtcggttcaatcacttgtactatatgagctgagtttacataatttagcagatgtatatgatgtacagtgttagtttttataaataactgtatgtgagggacgtgtttcttgtgctgagcgctaaacgccggcgaaaaagccgctgggtgaggccagcagttctcgtgcctcatgttagggggcgccggtgagccatgagattatgacgctaaaaaagaATAGAAGAAGTGATGGCAAGCGGCaactcattttcttcagaaggagcggcgtatggactttatttacaagtaaaggtaagacgataataacgtttgtgcttttttccacgctgcagtttgtatatgaaaaaaaaaacatgttgaaatgatattttaaacaaaacacgttaactgttgtcaatcaaatggtgaataagttactcagtatggttcatatgtttgtaaatctgactgatgacgtcatacctcaccagccattaacctcaccgcacgtcactgccaGCCACTGTTAAGCAAACTTAGGGTACACATCGGACAGGCCCAGAACTACAACAGGTCAGGGTCACACACTCAAAAGACACATACACCTACAACTAAGAGATGCAAATCATCccatgaagcatatttttgaactgtgggaggaaaccggagtgcctcgagaaaacccacgcatgcatgggtaGAACATTAaaaccccacacagaaaggtcccaatTGGAATGTGAACCAGGGATTTCTCGCTGTAAATGTACAGCACTAATCACTAAACCAACGTCCATATACCTGGAACAAAACATGTTATTAGCGAATTTCATTAAGGGATAGAGGCTAGAcgaggggtgggcaaactttttcACTCGTGAAAATTTGTCAGAAAGGGCAGACTAGGAGCAGATGTGTGGAGTGTTTTGGTCATTCACCTcttgtgataaaaaaataacatggaatctggatgaaaacgtgctttaatttgcattaaaaagtaataattaaatttaaaagaaaacaatttttaagtttttatttcacaatttgtgtttttttcccattttagtGCTAATTGCAACACTAGGTTGATGTCCCTTTgggtaaaacttttttctttaatcttaaACTGATACAAATTAAAACTAATTTCTTAGTGAACATAATTTAATTCTAGCAGCATTAGATTCCGCGAAATGCTTTATACTGTAAGTCAGGCTGCCTTGTGCCTGTAACCAGTTCAGAAACTGTCTGTTGCCTTTGATGTTAGCGAGATTAATTACAAATTTGATCCTGTTTTAAAGAAATCATCTTTgattttttatgtaattatcattgactgtataagaaaaaCTGTACTGAGCGACTGTGATATCACCCACTGAAAAGGCCTTGTTTCAGGCTCCAGCCATTTCAGTTGCCGTTTCCTTGCGGTACGGACGCCtccatttggagccagacgagATTAGCAAGCAGtggttggtctgagtcaatgtttctatggcatcTACTGTTGCCAATCAGGAATAAGCTTTTTCAAAGTCCACACGCCTTCCACTGAAAgaaggctcaggagaatctgtcaatcaaacatttcaaacaatcaAGGTGGGGGCCAGTGGGCACCACAtgattttattgaggcatctgattggccagttttttaatctgaataagtagccataaagaaaaaaaatatcatgaaaaaacactgaaaaaggtggcagagcaagaatagctgttctgacaaatatgactgagtaacagctgtttgtttctcaataGAGGTTTATGGTATTTTGACTTCTTAGAATCAGCGGGTccttcctatttggaacacgAGGGGTGCAGGGTCACTCAGTAGAGTTATCTTAAACAGTTAGtgatatatataataaatagcAAATGGCAAAGCTGGTGTTTCAttggttttttttccactttttattgCATAATCTGCCTGCTTCTAGTGATGCCTGGCAGACACTTAACCCTGAAGATGCTCCTTTCATAAGTGCTCTCAGCTGCTTCGTGCTCCTCTCCTCTTCATGCTGTTTGATGTCATAAAATCCTCCATGACTAATTCAGAAAAGCCAGTGCCAGGAGTGAGGGGTGCACCTTGCACACTCAATCCCATGCTCTAGCCATGGATGATTGTTTTCCCATTTCTGTTCTATTTACTGTAgactttctttttctgatgGCAAGCTTTGATTGTTGCAAGATGCTGAGAGCGCCATCCTGGAACTTAAAGCTGAAATCTAACAGATTCTAGGTTGTTGCCTTATACTAACCAAAAACAATATGAACCAGAGAGGAAATTTGAAATTGTTGcaatagaaacaaaattaatcTATAGAAGACAGGACAGTCATAAGCAACAGGAAACCACATGGAGACCTCCATATCACCAGGTTAAACAGGCACTAGACACAGACGATTGCTTTTGTGCTTACTCTGGAATGAAAACattgtaaacaaaaaatgaaaaacacagacagtaaaaatgtaatcatctaaaggaaaaaaaatgtctgtgcaGGTTTGTAGTCCCTGACTATATTAAAATCAATGGGAGACTTATTCTTTGGTTCCACCTGACATCTTTTTTGTTAATCAAGAACAGACAGGAAGTTCAGTATGGATTccctttgaaattatttttctacattttctttcaCCAGGAGGATCGGTTTAGGAGATTGTCTCATTTACAATGATGACCTGGCTAGAGGCCTCCACACAACGATTCCTGTCCAATGAGTCTGCATGGGCCCAAAAGAAGGCCCCTACACAATAAAACCCATTGTTTACCTTTCAGCacatcccttttggggtcaccacagtgaatcagcttccaGTAAATCGCACAGGGGTtgtggcagagatttttatgttGGATGCCCTTCCTAACACAACCCTGTAACCCAACCAAACCCTGTGTGTGGGCTGGTAACTGGCACAAGGAGACCCAGACCAGGGCCCCTTgtagctacatagttaggcagtagcgcttaagggtcttgcccaatgaACCACACtgttggatgaagctcatcgtgCCCCCTGGGAAACGAACCCTGTTATCCTATGCGACTGTCCTACATGCAGCCAACAGAGCAGCCgttaataaataaaacccaatttaaggaaaaaaacaaaaccaagcaGTTAGAAAACCATGGATGAAGAAGAACAacactgtcaaaataaaagcgcagaCCCAAATGCTTCTGTAGACCAAAGAGTTTTCAAAATGAGTGGATTTCATTGGGATACTTATGTTAATGCTACTGACATTGTGTTAGTTAAACGTCTTATTTGTCCTCAGCCTTGTTTTCCAAAGAGTTcacctcaatccaaatgtttttcagCACTTTGCAGCATTTAAATAAGTAAACAGGTTcacttattttgttttcttgtggcTGGAGTCCTTCTCATATGTCACAGGGAGATGGTGTGTATACTGTCAACCCGTAGAACACTGTAAATTAGGTTAACTGAGGTTGTTAGGAAGCACATTCAACTCAAAGTTTGCAAACATTaattctgctaaaaaaaaaaaaaatggttgcatAGAGAAACGTGTTCTTTCTTCCTGGActtcatttttgactttttttttcttttaaaaaattaatggaaaaaaaataatgaaaaatctttgatttgatgttccctaaaaatgtttttgaaaatgttttctcaaTTATGATTTCTTATAGTTTGGGTTTTCCCGACGtctctgtgttttgtttgttaggTTAGATTGTATACTATTATCTCCATCCGTTTCATTTTGCTCAAACAGAGTTGATTGCGTTGATGGAATGGATATGCAAATCCAGATATTTGAGTAGCATagcttccaaaaaacaaaaaagtgggtgtgtttgtgtagtcACTGAGTTCAGCAGCTTCACCCCAGAACGATAGCACAATCCCCACCTTCAAAGTTAAATCTAACatcaaaaggttttctgataGGAAACAGCTGGAAGCTAGAACTGCAAAGAGGAGCAAGTGGGGCTTCTATAATAAACAGGGCTGCAGCTACCACTTTACATGTGTGCTCACTAATCATTTCGGCCAAATGTCTGGGAGAatcatacagaaaaaaaacaatgtaaaaaaaaacaggtttggcACTCCTTTTTTTCCTAACAAACACCAATATTTGGACTTGTGAATTTTTTCATAGTATGTTTTTTGTCAACATCCAAGTATTGCACAGACTACATTTCTTCATATACACAAttcaggcaaaaataaaaaataaaaataaaaaactgtttttgtttggctGCACTCAAAATTCTACTTTATTGTTTGAGTCCCGGCACAGTTCTGCGAACCGCTCCCCAATAGGTGGTGTTAATTTTGTCAGCTATATGGCACAATTCACATACCCAATGTCAAAAACACTGTTTATGTTAGTGGTCTGTTGAATTTTTCCAGGAGATACACAACTTCAATTTTAGTGCGGATAGACCCAATTGTCGTCATGCTCAGGAGTTTTGGTCAACAAATGACTTGCTCAAGACTCATTGGAGAACCCCGCGGac
Proteins encoded in this region:
- the LOC111948385 gene encoding uncharacterized protein LOC111948385, which translates into the protein MSLPDSEASTSLRLKELEVELLRLKIKKKEVCYEFELRKIKEENYRQICLKELELQQATSVVPPPSFCVTPFDVDKCVKSVPPLGDRDINEYFALFENAARVLQWPKTVWSLLLRRVLTGKAQEAVVSLPATESLDYDRVKAEVLHAYALEPEVCGGDGGFIRKTNDLADDKALINQHDDPVSVNQVSDLVGKRPEVFPAQARRQEQDESAEKDFLDLSDSFMAHFETPGLQPVEIHVCIGGHEARVPDPPPLGCLPFSGTASKGPTVFPLKQLILNMRYLLLTSHLVIGAPRNQSRTGLQCQLLKPSSTHTQPRQTFYRRGGSVMMNLRILEHLFFKDWALQVLSYSTTKPVGGMNQCKRSARPQSCL